The proteins below come from a single Beutenbergia cavernae DSM 12333 genomic window:
- a CDS encoding sulfatase family protein has translation MRRPNVVLILSDDHGYADRGALGLDPAVRTPALDRLAADGVTCTDAYVTAPICSPSRAAIISGAYQQRWGARWFDSSRFGDERTSLAERFAELGYATGYLGKVHYGPEDVGDRACPPHHGFAETYYGLAGRQQGRLNYLRHSDDAVAEYGPEASWRMAVQPMLSGDDPEDLEGFLTAELGRRSRTFVDDHAAEPFFLMLAFNAVHNFCWQLPPDELRRRGLPARDDWHDADAQGYADWYDGAITPNLEHGREYYLAQLELMDAEIAALLDTLEERGLADDTIVVYLTDNGGSTCNYGSNAPLAGTKYTLWEGGIRVPFLVRWPGGGWAGGRTTTALVSSLDLVPTLVAAAGGAVDDVDGVDLADVLSGAGDRAHDALHWDCGFQWAVREGDLKLRYVDGASETAAGIRAVEHADPGDGLTLVDLAADVAERRDLAGDRPDDVARLLARHEVWRRDVGWADPVPR, from the coding sequence ATGCGCCGACCCAACGTCGTCCTGATCCTGTCCGACGACCACGGGTACGCGGACCGCGGCGCGCTCGGCCTGGACCCGGCGGTGCGCACGCCGGCGCTGGACCGCCTGGCCGCCGACGGCGTGACGTGCACCGACGCGTACGTCACGGCGCCGATCTGCAGCCCGTCCCGCGCGGCGATCATCTCGGGCGCCTACCAGCAGCGCTGGGGCGCGAGGTGGTTCGACTCCTCGCGCTTCGGCGACGAGCGCACGTCCCTCGCCGAACGGTTCGCCGAGCTCGGCTACGCCACGGGCTACCTCGGCAAGGTGCACTACGGCCCGGAGGACGTCGGCGACCGCGCGTGCCCGCCGCACCACGGCTTCGCCGAGACGTACTACGGGCTCGCCGGCCGCCAGCAGGGACGCCTGAACTACTTGCGGCACTCCGACGACGCCGTCGCGGAGTACGGGCCGGAGGCGTCCTGGCGCATGGCCGTCCAGCCGATGCTCTCCGGCGACGACCCCGAGGACCTCGAGGGCTTCCTCACGGCGGAGCTCGGCCGCCGGTCGCGCACGTTCGTCGACGACCACGCCGCCGAGCCGTTCTTCCTCATGCTCGCGTTCAACGCGGTGCACAACTTCTGTTGGCAGCTGCCGCCGGACGAGCTGCGCCGCCGCGGGCTCCCGGCGCGCGACGACTGGCACGACGCCGACGCCCAGGGCTACGCGGACTGGTACGACGGCGCCATCACCCCGAACCTGGAGCACGGCCGCGAGTACTACCTCGCGCAGCTCGAGCTCATGGACGCCGAGATCGCCGCGCTCCTCGACACGCTGGAGGAGCGCGGTCTCGCCGACGACACGATCGTCGTCTACCTCACCGACAACGGCGGCTCGACCTGCAACTACGGCAGCAACGCGCCCCTCGCCGGCACGAAGTACACGCTGTGGGAGGGCGGGATCCGGGTGCCGTTCCTCGTCCGGTGGCCGGGCGGCGGGTGGGCGGGCGGCCGGACGACGACGGCGCTCGTCAGCTCGCTCGATCTGGTCCCCACGCTCGTCGCGGCGGCGGGCGGGGCGGTCGACGACGTCGACGGCGTCGACCTGGCCGACGTGCTGAGCGGCGCCGGCGATCGCGCGCACGACGCGCTCCACTGGGACTGCGGCTTCCAGTGGGCGGTCCGCGAGGGCGACCTCAAGCTCCGCTACGTCGACGGCGCGTCCGAGACGGCCGCCGGGATCCGCGCCGTCGAGCACGCGGACCCGGGGGACGGCCTGACGCTCGTCGACCTCGCGGCGGACGTCGCGGAGCGGCGAGACCTGGCGGGTGATCGGCCCGACGACGTCGCCCGTCTTCTCGCGCGGCACGAGGTGTGGCGGCGGGACGTCGGGTGGGCCGACCCGGTACCGCGCTGA
- a CDS encoding aminoglycoside N(3)-acetyltransferase: MTTPAPPSSSTDLHGRSLQTRSSLAQDLAALGVRPGETLLVHSSLSSLGWVCGGAPAVVDALLDALGPDGTLAVPTHSMDNTDPAGWQAPPVPEDWWPLIRAEMPGYDPRTSPTRGMGRIPDAVRAVPGAVRSAHPQSSFTALGARAAEVTEPHPLECNLGDDSPLGHLERLGARVLLLGVGYDACTTFHLAEYRVPRPRLAPSSCAVLRADGTREWVTYTDVELDDEGFPELGAAFEAAAHDDDGAASGAGGGGVVVGRVGDATARLFPLAAAAAFATAWLTEHRA; this comes from the coding sequence ATGACCACGCCCGCTCCGCCGTCGTCGTCCACGGACCTCCACGGCCGCTCGCTGCAGACGCGCTCCTCGCTCGCTCAGGACCTCGCCGCGCTCGGCGTCCGGCCTGGCGAGACGCTGCTCGTGCACTCCTCGCTGAGCTCGCTGGGATGGGTGTGCGGGGGCGCGCCCGCCGTGGTCGATGCGCTCCTCGACGCGCTCGGGCCGGACGGCACCCTCGCCGTACCCACCCACTCCATGGACAACACCGACCCCGCCGGATGGCAGGCGCCGCCCGTCCCCGAGGACTGGTGGCCCCTCATCCGCGCCGAGATGCCGGGGTATGACCCGCGCACGAGCCCGACGCGCGGGATGGGCCGCATCCCCGACGCCGTGCGGGCCGTGCCGGGGGCGGTGCGGAGCGCGCACCCGCAGTCGTCGTTCACGGCGCTCGGGGCGCGTGCCGCCGAGGTCACCGAGCCGCATCCGCTCGAGTGCAACCTCGGCGACGACTCCCCTCTCGGCCACCTCGAACGCCTCGGCGCGCGCGTGCTGCTGCTCGGCGTCGGCTACGACGCGTGCACCACGTTCCACCTCGCCGAGTACCGCGTGCCGCGGCCGCGCCTGGCGCCGTCGTCGTGCGCGGTGCTCCGCGCCGACGGCACGCGGGAGTGGGTCACCTACACGGACGTCGAGCTCGACGACGAGGGCTTCCCCGAGCTCGGCGCCGCCTTCGAGGCTGCCGCCCACGACGACGACGGCGCCGCGTCCGGCGCGGGTGGCGGCGGCGTGGTCGTCGGTCGGGTGGGCGACGCGACGGCGCGCCTGTTCCCTCTGGCCGCGGCGGCGGCGTTCGCGACGGCGTGGCTCACGGAGCACCGCGCCTGA
- a CDS encoding daunorubicin/doxorubicin resistance ABC transporter ATP-binding protein DrrA, with amino-acid sequence MTTPLLSRARSSRADGSAVAVRTEGLVKTFGTNRAVDHVDLEVHRGEIFGVLGPNGAGKTTTLRMLATLLGIDEGRAEIFGVDVKQRPHVVRQLIGVTGQYASVDENLTATENLYLFGRLQGISGPKSRATAQDLLDRFGLEEAANRPLSQFSGGMRRRLDLAASLITRPPLIFLDEPTTGLDPRTRGQMWTTIRELVESGCTVLLTTQYLDEADQLAGRIAVIDRGRKVAEGTPDELKSQVGSSTLQVVLSDPAEIATAGDVVSRAMSAEPVLSPESGRIHVPMSSADEAADVLIALRTAGVSVASLNVSKPSLDEVFLALTGHDTGEGDDGASTDTTTEPQENVR; translated from the coding sequence ATGACCACACCACTGCTCAGCCGCGCCCGGAGCTCCCGGGCCGACGGCTCCGCCGTCGCCGTCCGCACCGAGGGCCTCGTCAAGACCTTCGGCACGAACCGCGCCGTCGACCACGTGGACCTGGAGGTCCACCGCGGTGAGATCTTCGGCGTCCTCGGCCCCAACGGGGCGGGCAAGACCACCACGCTGCGGATGCTCGCCACGCTGCTGGGCATCGACGAGGGGCGCGCCGAGATCTTCGGCGTCGACGTCAAGCAGCGCCCGCACGTCGTGCGCCAGCTCATCGGCGTCACCGGCCAGTACGCCTCCGTCGACGAGAACCTCACCGCCACCGAGAACCTCTACCTGTTCGGCCGGCTGCAGGGCATCAGCGGCCCGAAGTCCCGCGCCACGGCTCAGGACCTGCTCGACCGGTTCGGCCTCGAGGAGGCCGCGAACCGCCCCCTGTCCCAGTTCTCGGGCGGCATGCGGCGGCGGCTCGACCTGGCCGCGAGCCTCATCACCCGCCCGCCGCTGATCTTCCTCGACGAGCCGACCACCGGCCTGGACCCCCGCACGCGCGGCCAGATGTGGACGACGATCCGGGAGCTCGTCGAGAGCGGCTGCACGGTGCTGCTCACCACCCAGTACCTCGACGAGGCCGACCAGCTGGCCGGCCGGATCGCCGTCATCGACCGCGGCCGCAAGGTCGCCGAGGGCACACCGGACGAGCTCAAGAGCCAGGTCGGGTCGTCGACCCTCCAGGTCGTGCTGAGCGACCCCGCCGAGATCGCGACGGCGGGCGACGTCGTCAGCCGGGCGATGAGCGCCGAGCCGGTGCTCAGCCCGGAGTCGGGGCGCATCCACGTGCCGATGTCGAGCGCCGACGAGGCGGCCGACGTCCTCATCGCGCTGCGCACGGCCGGCGTCTCCGTCGCCTCGCTCAACGTCAGCAAGCCCAGCCTCGACGAGGTCTTCCTCGCCCTCACCGGCCACGACACGGGCGAGGGCGACGACGGCGCCTCCACCGACACCACGACCGAACCTCAGGAGAACGTCCGATGA